In a single window of the Bos taurus isolate L1 Dominette 01449 registration number 42190680 breed Hereford chromosome 23, ARS-UCD2.0, whole genome shotgun sequence genome:
- the TNF gene encoding tumor necrosis factor, whose amino-acid sequence MSTKSMIRDVELAEEVLSEKAGGPQGSRSCLCLSLFSFLLVAGATTLFCLLHFGVIGPQREEQSPGGPSINSPLVQTLRSSSQASSNKPVAHVVADINSPGQLRWWDSYANALMANGVKLEDNQLVVPADGLYLIYSQVLFRGQGCPSTPLFLTHTISRIAVSYQTKVNILSAIKSPCHRETPEWAEAKPWYEPIYQGGVFQLEKGDRLSAEINLPDYLDYAESGQVYFGIIAL is encoded by the exons ATGAGCACCAAAAGCATGATCCGGGATGTGGAGCTGGCGGAGGAGGTGCTCTCCGAGAAAGCAGGGGGCCCCCAGGGCTCCAGAAGTTGCTTGTGCCTCagcctcttctccttcctcctggtTGCAGGAGCCACCACGCTCTTCTGCCTGCTGCACTTCGGGGTAATCGGCCCCCAGAGGGAAGAG CAGTCCCCAGGTGGCCCCTCCATCAACAGCCCTCTGGTTCAAACACTCA GGTCCTCTTCTCAAGCCTCAAGTAACAAGCCGGTAGCCCACGTTGTAG ccgACATCAACTCTCCGGGGCAGCTCCGGTGGTGGGACTCGTATGCCAATGCCCTCATGGCCAACGGTGTGAAGCTGGAAGACAACCAGCTGGTGGTGCCTGCTGACGGGCTTTACCTCATCTACTCACAGGTCCTCTTCAGGGGCCAAGGCTGCCCTTCCACCCCCTTGTTCCTCACCCACACCATCAGCCGCATTGCAGTCTCCTACCAGACCAAGGTCAACATCCTGTCTGCCATCAAGAGCCCTTGCCACAGGGAGACCCCAGAGTGGGCTGAGGCCAAGCCCTGGTATGAACCCATCTACCAGGGAGGAGTCTTccagctggagaagggagatCGCCTCAGTGCTGAGATCAACCTGCCGGACTACCTGGACTATGCCGAGTCTGGGCAGGTCTACTTTGGGATCATCGCCCTGTGA
- the TNF gene encoding tumor necrosis factor isoform X1 codes for MSTKSMIRDVELAEEVLSEKAGGPQGSRSCLCLSLFSFLLVAGATTLFCLLHFGVIGPQREESPGGPSINSPLVQTLRSSSQASSNKPVAHVVADINSPGQLRWWDSYANALMANGVKLEDNQLVVPADGLYLIYSQVLFRGQGCPSTPLFLTHTISRIAVSYQTKVNILSAIKSPCHRETPEWAEAKPWYEPIYQGGVFQLEKGDRLSAEINLPDYLDYAESGQVYFGIIAL; via the exons ATGAGCACCAAAAGCATGATCCGGGATGTGGAGCTGGCGGAGGAGGTGCTCTCCGAGAAAGCAGGGGGCCCCCAGGGCTCCAGAAGTTGCTTGTGCCTCagcctcttctccttcctcctggtTGCAGGAGCCACCACGCTCTTCTGCCTGCTGCACTTCGGGGTAATCGGCCCCCAGAGGGAAGAG TCCCCAGGTGGCCCCTCCATCAACAGCCCTCTGGTTCAAACACTCA GGTCCTCTTCTCAAGCCTCAAGTAACAAGCCGGTAGCCCACGTTGTAG ccgACATCAACTCTCCGGGGCAGCTCCGGTGGTGGGACTCGTATGCCAATGCCCTCATGGCCAACGGTGTGAAGCTGGAAGACAACCAGCTGGTGGTGCCTGCTGACGGGCTTTACCTCATCTACTCACAGGTCCTCTTCAGGGGCCAAGGCTGCCCTTCCACCCCCTTGTTCCTCACCCACACCATCAGCCGCATTGCAGTCTCCTACCAGACCAAGGTCAACATCCTGTCTGCCATCAAGAGCCCTTGCCACAGGGAGACCCCAGAGTGGGCTGAGGCCAAGCCCTGGTATGAACCCATCTACCAGGGAGGAGTCTTccagctggagaagggagatCGCCTCAGTGCTGAGATCAACCTGCCGGACTACCTGGACTATGCCGAGTCTGGGCAGGTCTACTTTGGGATCATCGCCCTGTGA
- the LTA gene encoding lymphotoxin-alpha isoform X1 — MTPPGRLYLLRVCSTPPLLLLGLLLALPLEAQGLRGIGLTPSAAQPAHQQLPTPFTRGTLKPAAHLVGDPSTQDSLRWRANTDRAFLRHGFSLSNNSLLVPTSGLYFVYSQVVFSGRGCFPRATPTPLYLAHEVQLFSPQYPFHVPLLSAQKSVCPGPQGPWVRSVYQGAVFLLTRGDQLSTHTDGISHLLLSPSSVFFGAFAL; from the exons ATGACACCACCTGGACGTCTCTACCTCCTGAGGGTGTGCAgcaccccacccctcctcctcctggggctgctgctggccCTGCCGCTGGAGGCCCAG GGGCTCCGTGGCATTGGCCTCACACCCTCAGCTGCACAGCCTGCCCATCAGCAACTCCCGACGCCCTTCACCCGTGGCACCCTCAAACCCGCCGCTCACCTTGTTG GAGACCCCAGCACCCAGGACTCGCTGCGCTGGAGGGCAAACACGGACCGCGCCTTCCTCCGCCACGGCTTCTCTCTGAGCAACAATTCCCTCCTGGTCCCCACCAGTGGCCTGTACTTCGTCTACTCCCAAGTGGTCTTCTCCGGGAGAGGCTGCTTCCCCagggccacccccacccctctctaCCTGGCTCATGAGGTCCAGCTGTTTTCCCCCCAGTACCCCTTCCACGTGCCTCTCCTCAGCGCTCAGAAGTCCGTGTGCCCAGGGCCACAGGGGCCGTGGGTGCGCTCAGTGTACCAGGGGGCTGTATTTCTGCTCACCCGGGGAGACCAGCTATCCACTCACACAGATGGCATCTCCCACCTGCTCCTCAGCCCCAGTAGTGTCTTCTTTGGAGCCTTCGCTCTGTAG
- the NFKBIL1 gene encoding NF-kappa-B inhibitor-like protein 1 isoform X1 codes for MASTSRRQRRERRFRRYLSAGRLVRAQALLQRHPGLDVDAGQPPPLHRACARHDAPALCLLLRLGADPAHQDRHGDTALHAAARQGPDAYTDFFLPLLSRCPSAMGIKNKDGETPGQILGWGPPWDSAEEEEEDEASKEREWRQKLQGELEDEWQEVIGRFEDDASHETQEPESFSAWSDRMAREHAQKHQQQRREAEGACRPPRAEGSGHSWRQQEEEQRLFRERARAKEEELRESRARRAQEALRDRAPEPARAGPRAEHPRGAGRGRLWRFGDVPWPCPGGGDPEAMAAALVARGPPLEEQGALRRYLRVQQVRWHPDRFLQRFRSQIETWELGRVMGAVTALSQALNRHAEALK; via the exons ATGGCCTCCACTTCCCGTCGCCAACGCCGAGAGCGTCGCTTCCGTCGCTATTTGTCTGCAGGACGGCTGGTTCGGGCCCAAGCCCTCCTCCAGCGACACCCAGGCCTTGATGTAGATGCTGGGCAGCCCCCACCTCTGCACCGGGCATGCGCCCGCCACGATGCCCCTGCCCTGTGCCTGCTGCTGCGGCTTGGGGCTGACCCTGCCCACCAGGACCGCCATGGGGACACGGCGCTGCATGCCGCTGCCCGCCAGGGCCCTGATG CCTACACGGATTTCTTCCTGCCACTGCTGAGTCGCTGTCCTTCTGCCATGGGAATAAAGAATAAGGATGGGGAGACCCCAGGGCAGATTCTGGGCTGGGGACCCCCCTGGGATTctgctgaggaggaggaggaagatgaggcCTCTAAGGAACGGGAATGGAGACAGAAGCTGCAGGGAGAGCTGGAGGACGAGTGGCAGGAGGTCATCGGGAGATTTGAAG ATGATGCTTCCCATGAGACCCAGGAACCCGAGTCCTTCTCAGCCTGGTCAGATCGCATGGCCCGGGAACATGCCCAGAAGCACCAGCAGCAGCGGCGTGAGGCAGAGGGAGCCTGCCGACCCCCACGGGCTGAGGGCTCCGGGCACAGCTGGCGgcagcaggaggaggagcagcGGCTCTTCCGAGAGCGAGCCCGGGCCAAAGAGGAGGAACTGCGTGAGAGCCGAGCCCGGAGGGCGCAGGAGGCGCTCAGGGATCGCGCTCCGGAGCCGGCCAGAGCTGGGCCCCGGGCAGAGCACCCCAGAGGCGCAGGGCGGGGCAGACTCTGGCGCTTTGGTGATGTGCCTTggccctgccctgggggaggggaccCAGAAGCCATGGCTGCAGCACTGGTGGCCAGGGGTCCCCCCTTGGAGGAACAGGGGGCTCTGAGGAGGTACTTGAGGGTCCAGCAGGTGCGCTGGCACCCTGACCGCTTCCTGCAGCGATTCCGAAGCCAGATTGAGACCTGGGAGCTGGGCCGAGTGATGGGAGCTGTGACAGCCCTTTCTCAGGCCCTGAATCGCCACGCAGAGGCCCTCAAGTGA
- the NFKBIL1 gene encoding NF-kappa-B inhibitor-like protein 1 — MSDPSPQVPEGEASTSVCRPKSSMASTSRRQRRERRFRRYLSAGRLVRAQALLQRHPGLDVDAGQPPPLHRACARHDAPALCLLLRLGADPAHQDRHGDTALHAAARQGPDAYTDFFLPLLSRCPSAMGIKNKDGETPGQILGWGPPWDSAEEEEEDEASKEREWRQKLQGELEDEWQEVIGRFEDDASHETQEPESFSAWSDRMAREHAQKHQQQRREAEGACRPPRAEGSGHSWRQQEEEQRLFRERARAKEEELRESRARRAQEALRDRAPEPARAGPRAEHPRGAGRGRLWRFGDVPWPCPGGGDPEAMAAALVARGPPLEEQGALRRYLRVQQVRWHPDRFLQRFRSQIETWELGRVMGAVTALSQALNRHAEALK; from the exons ATGAGTGACCCCTCCCCCCAAGTCCCAGAGGGAGAAGCCTCTACATCTGTCTGCCGG CCCAAGAGTTCCATGGCCTCCACTTCCCGTCGCCAACGCCGAGAGCGTCGCTTCCGTCGCTATTTGTCTGCAGGACGGCTGGTTCGGGCCCAAGCCCTCCTCCAGCGACACCCAGGCCTTGATGTAGATGCTGGGCAGCCCCCACCTCTGCACCGGGCATGCGCCCGCCACGATGCCCCTGCCCTGTGCCTGCTGCTGCGGCTTGGGGCTGACCCTGCCCACCAGGACCGCCATGGGGACACGGCGCTGCATGCCGCTGCCCGCCAGGGCCCTGATG CCTACACGGATTTCTTCCTGCCACTGCTGAGTCGCTGTCCTTCTGCCATGGGAATAAAGAATAAGGATGGGGAGACCCCAGGGCAGATTCTGGGCTGGGGACCCCCCTGGGATTctgctgaggaggaggaggaagatgaggcCTCTAAGGAACGGGAATGGAGACAGAAGCTGCAGGGAGAGCTGGAGGACGAGTGGCAGGAGGTCATCGGGAGATTTGAAG ATGATGCTTCCCATGAGACCCAGGAACCCGAGTCCTTCTCAGCCTGGTCAGATCGCATGGCCCGGGAACATGCCCAGAAGCACCAGCAGCAGCGGCGTGAGGCAGAGGGAGCCTGCCGACCCCCACGGGCTGAGGGCTCCGGGCACAGCTGGCGgcagcaggaggaggagcagcGGCTCTTCCGAGAGCGAGCCCGGGCCAAAGAGGAGGAACTGCGTGAGAGCCGAGCCCGGAGGGCGCAGGAGGCGCTCAGGGATCGCGCTCCGGAGCCGGCCAGAGCTGGGCCCCGGGCAGAGCACCCCAGAGGCGCAGGGCGGGGCAGACTCTGGCGCTTTGGTGATGTGCCTTggccctgccctgggggaggggaccCAGAAGCCATGGCTGCAGCACTGGTGGCCAGGGGTCCCCCCTTGGAGGAACAGGGGGCTCTGAGGAGGTACTTGAGGGTCCAGCAGGTGCGCTGGCACCCTGACCGCTTCCTGCAGCGATTCCGAAGCCAGATTGAGACCTGGGAGCTGGGCCGAGTGATGGGAGCTGTGACAGCCCTTTCTCAGGCCCTGAATCGCCACGCAGAGGCCCTCAAGTGA